The Felis catus isolate Fca126 chromosome C2, F.catus_Fca126_mat1.0, whole genome shotgun sequence genomic sequence ttagttttgagagagagagagacagacagggtccgagcagggaggaacagagagaaagggacacacagaatctgaagcaggctccaggctccatgctgtcagcacagagcctgatgcggggctgagactcacgagccgcgagattgtgacctgagccgaagtcaaatgcttgacagactgagccacccaggcgcccctctaatatatgattttaaaacGTTCACAGTTTTACTCCAAGTTCTGCTATAGCCCCATCCCACAAATTTGGAAGTGCTATAATTTCTTAGCGTTTTGTTCAGAATATTTactaatttccattttatatatttaactcatgttatttagaagtgtgttggggtgcctgggtggctcagttggttaagtgtccaactgttggtttcggcttaggtcatgatctcacaatttgtgggttcaagccctgcatcggtcaccatgctgacagtgtggagcctgcttgggattctttccctctctctctgcctctctcctgcttgctttctatctctctttccagctctctctctctctctctcaaaataaataaataaacataaaaaaaaaaagaagtgtgttgcatgatttctaaatatttggagattCTCTTGTGTTCTTTGTTACTGAATTTGAATTGAATTGCAAAGTGGTCAATGTATATACACCATGGTGATGTCAgtcttttgaaatttgttgaggtttgctTTAGGGCCCAGCATGTAGTCCGTTTTGGCAAATATCCAGTGTGCACTTGAAgtggtattattttaatttttatcttcttctgaAGCTTTGGATATCCAACTAAGGCTGGTCCTCACAACATTCTATACCTATTCTGTACGTATTCCCAGTTTCTACTTCCTTATAGTAggtgtgtttgtatttttagtatatctttctcctttctcaacCCAATGGCTTTCTTCTTGTTGTGGTTATAGGCAgcctaaaagttaaaaaaaaacccaaaaaaccaaaaaacctaccTTTGTTGTACTTAGTTTGTTATTAGGTTCCATAGTCCCTAACCACAAAATAAGTGTTCACCTAATACCTAAGTACTTTATAAAAGAGTTAATTCTGTGgcgcgtggatggctcagtcagttaggcatccgacttcagctcaggtcatgatctcatgttctgtgagttcgagctccacatcgggctctgtgcttacagctcagagcctggagcctactttggattctgtgtctccctctctgtctgcctctcgcCCATTCACGCTCTGcctttctcattcttaaaaaataaataaacattaaaaaaaattttaagttaattcgTTTCTTGGTATTGATTCATTTATCATGTTAATGTTGTTATATTCTTGAAACTGGTCTACCTTGCCTttatcaaaagggaaaaaatgtgtttCCCAGTTGGGAGGGCTGTGTACTTTCCCAATACTAAACAGTACCTTATCTTATCTGAAGATGCATAACTGTGTTGTGAACTAAAGCTATTGTATTTGAGGagagagccacctaggcatccagGTAACCTCCATGCATGAATTCATTTCCGCCAACATTTGAGTGGCCTCTGTTCTGTGTGGAAAAGAAGTGGTGCATAAAAACGGAGACTCTGCTTTGTGTAAGACGGTGTGTTAGGTGCTGCACTACTTAACTTTTCTTGATTTGGGGATCTATTCTTTCTTGCTGTTTCATAACCATTGCTGGAAATATTTGTGACAGTGTGAGAAAAGGATGATGTGCTTATAATCCATATCTGAGGAAAATAACACCTCTCTTCTGCAACAGGAAAATGTCAACTTTTAATTACTTTTAGACTAGACAAGGACACAGGTGTTCAAATTCTTGGCCCACCGTCTTCTGCCTCAGTCAGACTTTGAATTACATGTATTTCTGTTAATGTGATTAAGTGGTATTTATAAACGCTTTGTGGTAAATATGGTTGGTTAACTTTGTATTTCAACTCATGGGACCCTCAGCCTCATGCTGCAGATATCTGGGTATTGGAGCTCTTAGCTGTGCAGCCAGGTGAGAGCCCCTATTCTGCTCTCCCTGCTGCTGATAAAGGAGAAAGGGGGGAAACACGTGTACATACTGGCTTTTCTGTGTGACAAGGGCTGTTTAATTGGGGATGATTATGAAGTTCTTGTCATAGAAAATGGGCGACAGAATTTACAGTTAGTAGTGAAATAACTGACTCTCAGTTAttggaaaatgaaagataaaacattttggtgataaaaatataagttttaggggcgcccggatggctcagtcagttaagcatccaactcttggttttggctcaggtcatgatccccaagatcgagccctgcatcagactctgtgctgggcatggagcctgattgggagtctctctctccctctctctctctgctcctctcccctgctcatgctctctctctcaaaaataaatacaatacactttaaaatatatataaattttagaatatatagcACAAAGAGTGAATCTTAATGTAAATGGTGGATTTTAGTCAATAGTAACATATCAGTATTGGTTCatcaattttaataaatgtaccaCCCTAATGGAAGGATGTTACTAGTGGAGGAAACAGatggggaagaggtggggagatGAGGAGGTatgtgggaactctctgtacGTTTTGCTCAATTTTTCTGAACCTAAAAGTGCTCAAGAGTTTGGAAGTTCTATGTAACTGGTTTAATGTTCCTCAGCAAGTTCTTATCATACAAGTTAGTTTTAACCCCGAGTCTTGGGATTTCTCAGGTAAGACGAATCTGGTTTGCAGTTTGAGCTACTATGTCAGGTAGATTTGCCCCTCTGTTTTTGTAATGTTCATTAACTGTGCCCCTGCCTTCTCTATCTGTTAAAACAGTTGGAATGCCAAGATGCCTTGGAAACAGCAGCCCGAGCTGAGGGTCTTTCCCTGGACGCCTCCATGCATTCTCAGCTCAGAATCCTGGATGAGGAACATCCCAAGGGAAAGTACCATCACAGCTTAAGTGTTCTGAAGCCCATCCGGACCACTTCCAAGTAAGAGGCTCTGCCAGTTAATGACTTGTCTGTGAAGCaccaaaagcatttttgaaaattcGGGCTAAGATCAGACCATTTGGGAAGACCCATTTATAGTCAGGAACCGTTTGCTAAACAGCGTATTATAAATGCTGGCTAGCCTGTCTGTGTGCACTGACAATTTTGtgctttgggttttctctccTTAGACACCAGCACCCAGTGGACAATGCTGGGCTCTTCTCCTGCATGACTTTTTCTTGGCTTTCTCCTCTGGCCCGTGTGGCCCACAGGAAGGGAGAGCTCTCAATGGAGGACGTGTGGTCTTTGTCCAAACACGAGTCTTCCGATGTGAACTGCAGAAGGTAGGCGTCTCTGGTCCACCCTGGTCTCCCACATACTGGGTGCGTAGGGCCTGAGCTAGGAGGGTGGGTCCGGCAGTGTGATGCCCTCAGCTCTGTGTTCATTTAGGATCTGAGCTGTCCTCTGGAGGGAGGGTAGCCTGGGGATGactttctctttgctcttctgctttaTCTCCTATTTCACCTTTAATCCTGTTTTAACCacgggctttctctctctctctcagccccgcTTCTCTTCCTGAGTCGACAGGGAAATTATGTTGCTGCCTTGTGacagaatacatttttgtggTAGCTGATTATCATGATTAAAATCTAGCTTACAACTTTACATTTGACTACAGGATTCTTCAGAAAGGGTTGGGGACCCTTGAGGAAGGCGCTCTTAGCCATGAGCAAATTCTGTTCAGGGATAATTTttctggggggaaggaaggacttttgttctcattattttctATGTCATGAGGGACTCCCTATACAGGGTAAATATGTAGTTACCCAGGAAGGGTATTTTTTTCCCAGAAGGTGAAGTCCGCGTACACAGTTTAAAGGAGAGGCTCGTGTGAGTGGTGTCAAAGCCTGGAGGCAAAAAGCAATGGCAGGAGGGAATCTAGGGAGTGTCTGTTCACCTGGGGAGATGTGTAACGAGGACATGTGCCCTTGTTAAGACTAGAGAGACTGTGGCAAGAAGAGCTGAATGAAGTTGGGCCAGACGCCGCTTCCCTCCGAAGGGTTGTGTGGATCTTCTGCCGCACCAGGCTCATCCTCTCCATCGTGTGCCTGATGATCACACAGCTGGCTGGCTTCAGTGGACCAGTAAGTTCTAACCATCCTTTCTGACAGTCTCCAGGGGCCCGGCCATGGCCAGCTCTAACACTCTTGTTCTGTTGCAGGGGTTGTGCTCACCTTTGGGCTAGTTAGCAGCCTTAGAGTTGCCTCTAGGTCTGTTGAAAGGGAACAGTCGATTCTGGAGTGAATGGTGGCTTGTCAGCAGCTGGAAGGATGAGGGGCCATGTTGCCAGAGGAGAGCTGGACCTGGCTTGCTTTCCTGGGGCGGGTGAAAATGAATGA encodes the following:
- the ABCC5 gene encoding multidrug resistance-associated protein 5 isoform X5, with amino-acid sequence MKDIDIGKEYIIPSPGYRNVRERTSTSGQHRDREDSKYKRNRPLECQDALETAARAEGLSLDASMHSQLRILDEEHPKGKYHHSLSVLKPIRTTSKHQHPVDNAGLFSCMTFSWLSPLARVAHRKGELSMEDVWSLSKHESSDVNCRRLERLWQEELNEVGPDAASLRRVVWIFCRTRLILSIVCLMITQLAGFSGPNFQDGCILRSE